A genome region from Geodermatophilus bullaregiensis includes the following:
- a CDS encoding transglutaminase family protein: MTTFAPPPVRTGAPARAAVPPPADPRPPGTLRREGGTTLAAAVATALGACSLAPVFVRPAWVLPALSAVAVVAAGGLLLRAAGTALWDWASGGRAVPARLAAAGVPLVPLGQLLLLTCLMTAQFAPDAAVGGWLPTPSSLDALAGVLLDGSAEIREQSTPALPLTGLLALTVLLVGLVAVTVDLVAVGGRQPALAGLGLLVLFCVPVSTVTGSVGLLALAAPAAGLALLLWADQSRRLAARGGTGTGRGAGTPAAVGTAALALATGLVVGSLVPTLPEGRLAAGFGPGGGGGGSTGTALDPAAALQGQLTLPEPVDLLRLDSSVLDPGYLRVVTLDVYDAEEGWTVGNLNGEASVAQGEELAPLPGRREGRRVEATITAVGHDDRFLPVPTSPLSVAIDDPEAWRFDPDTGTVFGRDATTAGRSYRVTAVEPQPSEEELRAAGPVLPRTPIAERDTALPVLDPGVTDLVAALTAGAATPYDAVRAIHDHFDRENGFVYSLSTAPGTGDDDLADFLRLKQGYCEQYAGAMAAMVRAAGIPARVALGYTPGRVQPGGGRLVTSDDAHAWVEVYFDDLGWIPFDPTPIDTERAVELPWAPRPADQEILERPTDVPTVPTPAPIAPAPQVDRAAGGVPQGQSAAEGTSAARPVLVGAGVLLGLGVLLAAPAAARALQRRRRLADGGPAAVWDELAATARDLGLPWDPAHTPRQQAAVLVRAVDGAVPRGQGGGAHRAGATGAADAIERLARAEESASYGRPGGTGDPALRSTLATALPTARRGLAAAVAPRARLRALLWPASLGDAVSAAVTARVPRRRRTA; encoded by the coding sequence GTGACGACGTTCGCCCCGCCCCCGGTGCGCACCGGCGCGCCCGCCCGGGCCGCCGTACCGCCGCCGGCCGACCCCCGCCCGCCCGGCACGCTGCGCCGCGAGGGCGGCACGACGCTGGCCGCCGCGGTGGCCACCGCCCTGGGCGCCTGCTCGCTCGCGCCGGTCTTCGTCCGCCCGGCCTGGGTGCTGCCGGCGCTGTCCGCCGTCGCCGTCGTCGCCGCCGGCGGGCTGCTGCTGCGCGCGGCCGGCACGGCGCTGTGGGACTGGGCCTCCGGCGGCCGGGCGGTCCCGGCCCGGCTCGCCGCCGCCGGCGTCCCGCTGGTGCCCCTCGGCCAGCTGCTGCTGCTCACCTGCCTGATGACCGCCCAGTTCGCCCCGGACGCGGCCGTCGGCGGCTGGCTGCCCACCCCGAGCTCGCTCGACGCCCTCGCCGGGGTGCTGCTCGACGGCTCGGCCGAGATCCGCGAGCAGTCGACGCCGGCCCTGCCGCTCACCGGGCTGCTCGCGCTCACCGTCCTGCTGGTGGGCCTGGTCGCGGTGACCGTCGACCTGGTCGCCGTGGGCGGGCGGCAGCCGGCGCTGGCCGGGCTGGGTCTGCTGGTCCTGTTCTGCGTCCCGGTCAGCACGGTCACCGGCAGCGTCGGGCTGCTGGCCCTCGCCGCGCCGGCGGCCGGGCTGGCGCTGCTGCTGTGGGCCGACCAGTCCCGCCGGCTGGCCGCCCGCGGGGGCACCGGGACCGGGCGCGGCGCGGGGACACCGGCCGCCGTCGGCACCGCCGCCCTGGCGCTGGCGACGGGGCTGGTGGTCGGCAGCCTGGTCCCGACGCTGCCGGAGGGCCGGCTGGCCGCCGGCTTCGGCCCGGGCGGGGGCGGCGGCGGGTCCACCGGCACCGCGCTCGACCCGGCCGCGGCGCTGCAGGGCCAGCTGACCCTGCCCGAGCCGGTCGACCTGCTGCGCCTGGACAGCTCGGTGCTCGACCCGGGCTACCTGCGGGTGGTGACCCTCGACGTCTACGACGCCGAGGAGGGCTGGACGGTGGGCAACCTGAACGGCGAGGCGTCGGTGGCCCAGGGCGAGGAGCTCGCACCGCTGCCGGGCCGCCGCGAGGGCCGCCGGGTCGAGGCGACGATCACCGCCGTCGGCCACGACGACCGGTTCCTGCCGGTGCCCACCTCTCCCCTGTCGGTGGCCATCGACGACCCCGAGGCGTGGCGGTTCGACCCGGACACCGGCACGGTGTTCGGCCGCGACGCCACCACCGCCGGCCGCAGTTACCGGGTGACGGCCGTGGAGCCGCAGCCCAGCGAGGAGGAGCTGCGCGCGGCCGGGCCGGTCCTCCCCCGGACGCCGATCGCCGAGCGCGACACCGCCCTGCCGGTCCTGGACCCCGGCGTCACGGACCTGGTGGCCGCGCTGACCGCCGGCGCGGCCACGCCGTACGACGCGGTGCGCGCCATCCACGACCACTTCGACCGGGAGAACGGCTTCGTCTACAGCCTCTCCACCGCCCCGGGCACCGGCGACGACGACCTCGCCGACTTCCTGCGCCTCAAGCAGGGGTACTGCGAGCAGTACGCCGGTGCCATGGCCGCGATGGTCCGCGCCGCGGGCATCCCCGCCCGGGTGGCGCTGGGCTACACGCCCGGCCGGGTCCAGCCCGGTGGCGGGCGGCTGGTCACCAGCGACGACGCGCACGCCTGGGTCGAGGTCTACTTCGACGACCTGGGCTGGATCCCGTTCGACCCCACGCCGATCGACACCGAGCGCGCCGTCGAGCTGCCGTGGGCGCCGCGGCCGGCCGACCAGGAGATCCTCGAGCGCCCGACCGACGTGCCGACCGTGCCGACCCCGGCGCCGATCGCACCGGCTCCGCAGGTGGACCGGGCGGCCGGTGGCGTGCCGCAGGGGCAGTCCGCGGCGGAGGGGACGTCGGCGGCGCGCCCGGTGCTCGTGGGCGCCGGGGTGCTGCTCGGGCTGGGGGTGCTGCTGGCCGCCCCGGCCGCCGCCCGCGCGCTGCAGCGGCGTCGCCGGCTGGCCGACGGCGGCCCGGCCGCGGTGTGGGACGAGCTGGCGGCGACCGCCCGCGACCTCGGCCTGCCCTGGGACCCCGCGCACACCCCCCGGCAGCAGGCGGCGGTGCTGGTGCGAGCGGTGGACGGCGCGGTCCCCCGCGGGCAGGGCGGCGGCGCGCACCGCGCCGGCGCGACCGGTGCGGCCGACGCGATCGAGCGCCTGGCCCGCGCGGAGGAGTCGGCCAGCTACGGCCGCCCCGGCGGGACCGGGGACCCGGCGCTGCGGTCGACGCTGGCCACGGCGCTGCCCACGGCCCGGCGGGGGCTGGCCGCGGCGGTCGCGCCGCGGGCCCGGCTGCGGGCCCTGCTGTGGCCGGCCTCGCTGGGCGACGCCGTCTCCGCCGCGGTGACCGCCCGGGTCCCGCGCCGCCGCCGGACCGCCTGA
- a CDS encoding DUF3040 domain-containing protein encodes MPLSEHEQRLLEQIERALVDDDPKFASSVRTGDRRLKARRKLQLGALLVLVGLAVLVGGAVAPSVPLGVLGFLVMFGGAALGVLNYRSATGAVEPGPAGPRGGSTAARGRGGKPRRQPLKNRLEERFRRRYDQ; translated from the coding sequence GTGCCGCTCTCCGAGCACGAGCAGCGACTACTGGAGCAGATCGAGCGCGCCCTCGTCGACGACGATCCCAAGTTCGCCTCCTCCGTCCGCACGGGTGACCGCAGGCTCAAGGCCCGGCGGAAGTTGCAACTCGGCGCGCTGCTGGTGCTGGTGGGCCTGGCCGTCCTCGTCGGCGGCGCGGTCGCCCCGTCCGTCCCGCTGGGGGTCCTCGGCTTCCTGGTGATGTTCGGCGGTGCCGCGCTCGGCGTCCTGAACTACCGCTCCGCCACCGGCGCCGTCGAGCCCGGCCCGGCCGGCCCGCGCGGTGGCAGCACCGCGGCCCGCGGCCGGGGTGGCAAGCCCCGCCGCCAGCCGCTGAAGAACCGGCTCGAGGAGCGCTTCCGCCGCCGCTACGACCAGTAG
- the dinB gene encoding DNA polymerase IV: MTPSRGRAEGCSVLHVDMDAFFASVEVRRRPELAGTPVVVGGAGNRGVVTSATYEARAYGVHAAMPTARALRLCPTATVLPGDMALYAEVSRSVMALFRSVTPLVEPLSLDEAFLDVAGAGRRLGDAAQIGEYLRARVYDEQGITCSVGVAGTKFVAKLASTRAKPDGMLVVRPAEVIDFLHPLPVGALWGVGARTEEVLLRLGLRTVGDLAHVPARTLQRAVGLAAGSHLHELAWGRDPRRVVPDEPERSAGHEETFGTDVDDPAVIHRELLRLAERTAGRLRAGGWLARTVSIKVRFADFTTITRSRTLGVPTDVGQELYETARALFDALGLDRARIRLVGVRAERLVEAGSAPRQLELGAREHGRRDAELAADRAARRFGAGAVRPATLLHRDGDRRVRDAPPRG, from the coding sequence GTGACGCCGTCGCGGGGGCGGGCGGAGGGGTGCAGCGTGCTGCACGTCGACATGGACGCCTTCTTCGCCAGCGTGGAGGTGCGGCGGCGCCCCGAGCTGGCCGGCACCCCGGTCGTCGTCGGCGGCGCCGGCAACCGCGGGGTGGTCACCTCGGCCACGTACGAGGCCCGGGCGTACGGCGTGCACGCCGCGATGCCCACGGCCCGGGCGCTGCGGCTGTGCCCGACCGCGACCGTGCTGCCGGGGGACATGGCGCTCTACGCCGAGGTCTCCCGGTCGGTCATGGCGCTGTTCCGGTCGGTGACCCCGCTGGTCGAGCCGCTGTCGCTGGACGAGGCGTTCCTCGACGTCGCCGGGGCCGGCCGGCGGCTGGGCGATGCCGCGCAGATCGGCGAGTACCTGCGCGCCCGGGTCTACGACGAGCAGGGCATCACCTGCTCGGTCGGGGTGGCCGGCACCAAGTTCGTCGCCAAGCTCGCCTCCACCCGCGCCAAGCCCGACGGGATGCTCGTCGTCCGCCCGGCCGAGGTCATCGACTTCCTGCACCCGCTGCCGGTCGGCGCGCTGTGGGGCGTGGGCGCCAGGACCGAGGAGGTGCTGCTGCGGCTGGGGCTGCGCACCGTCGGCGACCTCGCGCACGTCCCGGCCCGCACGCTGCAGCGCGCGGTGGGGCTCGCCGCGGGCAGCCACCTGCACGAGCTGGCCTGGGGCCGCGACCCCCGCCGGGTGGTGCCCGACGAGCCGGAGCGGTCGGCCGGGCACGAGGAGACCTTCGGCACCGACGTCGACGACCCCGCCGTGATCCACCGGGAGCTGCTGCGGCTGGCCGAGCGGACGGCGGGCCGGCTGCGTGCGGGCGGCTGGCTGGCCCGCACGGTGAGCATCAAGGTCCGCTTCGCCGACTTCACCACGATCACCCGCAGCCGCACCCTCGGCGTCCCCACCGACGTCGGGCAGGAGCTGTACGAGACCGCCCGTGCCCTCTTCGACGCACTCGGCCTGGACCGGGCGCGGATCCGGCTCGTCGGCGTGCGCGCCGAGCGCCTGGTGGAGGCGGGGTCGGCACCCCGCCAGCTCGAGCTCGGCGCCCGCGAGCACGGCCGCCGCGACGCCGAGCTCGCCGCCGACCGGGCGGCCCGCCGGTTCGGTGCCGGCGCCGTCCGCCCGGCCACCCTCCTGCACCGCGACGGCGACCGCCGGGTGCGCGACGCCCCCCCGCGAGGGTGA